One window of Kryptolebias marmoratus isolate JLee-2015 linkage group LG3, ASM164957v2, whole genome shotgun sequence genomic DNA carries:
- the capn2b gene encoding calpain 2, (m/II) large subunit b, producing the protein MSGVASTLAKKRALAAGFGTNSNAVRYLNQNFEALRSQSRTSGRLFCDPTFPAAPESLGFNELGRNSYKVRGVTWKRPTELVSNPEFIVGGATRTDICQGALGDCWLLAAIASLTMNEYVMARVVPTDQGFGDDYAGIFHFQFWQFGEWVDVVIDDRLPVKDGELLFVHSAEGREFWSALLEKAYAKVNGCYEALSGGSTTEGFEDFTGGIAENFDLQRPPSNLFQIIKKALDAGALLGCSIDITSAADSEAVTRQKLVKGHAYSLTGAVEVNYRGRQEKLVRMRNPWGQVEWTGAWSDGSSEWNYVQGDCPHANAEDGEFWMSFNEFLRHYSRIEVCTLTPDTIDDESVKHWSVSKFDGTWRRGSTAGGCRNHPYTFWTNPQFVIKLDEEDDDPDDNEVGCSFVVGLIQKNRRKLRKEGQDMHTIGFAIYELPKQFHGQREVHLDKNFFLTHAQKARSETFINLREVSTRFKLPPGEYLIVPSTFEPHLNADFCIRVFSEKQSETLPCDDPINAELDDDTVSDSEVDSGFRNMFSKLAGADMEISANELKTIMNKIVSKRTDIKTDGFSMETCRIMVNLMDDSGNGKLGIGEFATLWKKVQKYLSIYKKNDSDNSGTMSTPEMRVAFKDAGFTLNNTIYQLLVARYSDPDMTIDFDNFVGCLMRLEMMMRIFQKLDPHNSGSIEFDFNQWLNFAMI; encoded by the exons ATGTCCGGCGTCGCGTCCACCCTGGCCAAGAAGCGGGCCCTGGCCGCCGGGTTCGGAACCAACTCTAACGCGGTTCGATACCTGAACCAGAACTTCGAGGCACTGCGGAGTCAGAGCCGAACCTCCGGACGGCTCTTCTGTGACCCGACGTTTCCCGCCGCGCCCGAATCTTTGGGCTTCAACGAACTGGGCCGGAACTCCTACAAGGTCCGAGGAGTCACCTGGAAAAGACCCACG GAACTGGTCTCCAACCCAGAATTCATCGTAGGCGGAGCCACAAGGACCGACATCTGCCAGGGGGCCCTGG GTGACTGCTGGCTGTTGGCGGCCATTGCCTCTCTGACCATGAACGAATACGTGATGGCCCGAGTTGTTCCCACTGATCAGGGCTTTGGTGACGACTATGCAGGAATCTTTCACTTCCAG TTCTGGCAGTTCGGGGAGTGGGTGGACGTGGTGATCGATGACCGCCTGCCGGTGAAAGACGgcgagctgctgtttgttcactCGGCCGAAGGGAGGGAGTTCTGGAGCGCCCTGCTGGAGAAAGCCTACGCCAA AGTGAATGGCTGCTACGAAGCGCTTTCCGGCGGTTCCACCACCGAGGGCTTCGAGGATTTCACCGGGGGCATTGCTGAGAACTTTGACCTCCAGCGTCCACCATCAAACCTGTTCCAGATCATCAAGAAGGCTCTGGATGCTGGAGCGCTGCTTGGCTGCTCCATTGAT ATCACCAGTGCTGCAGATTCGGAGGCTGTGACCCGTCAGAAGCTGGTGAAAGGCCACGCCTACTCGCTGACCGGCGCCGTGGAG GTGAACTACCGCGGCCGTCAGGAGAAACTGGTGAGGATGAGGAACCCCTGGGGTCAGGTGGAGTGGACCGGAGCCTGGAGTGATGG GTCATCTGAGTGGAACTACGTTCAGGGAGACTGTCCTCACGCCAACGCCGAAGACGGAGAGTTCTG GATGTCCTTCAACGAGTTCCTGCGTCACTACTCCCGCATCGAAGTGTGCACTCTGACCCCCGACACCATCGATGACGAGTCTGTCAAACACTGGAGCGTCAGCAAGTTCGACGGTACCTGGAGGAGAGGGTCCACAGCCGGAGGCTGCCGGAACCACCCCT acaCGTTCTGGACGAACCCTCAGTTTGTGATTAAACTGGATGAGGAGGACGATGACCCGGATGATAATGAGGTGGGCTGCAGCTTCGTGGTTGGTCTGATCCAGAAGAACCGCAGGAAGCTGCGCAAAGAGGGCCAGGACATGCACACCATCGGCTTCGCCATCTACGAG CTTCCGAAGCAG TTCCACGGGCAGAGGGAGGTCCACCTGGATAAGAACTTCTTCCTGACCCACGCTCAGAAAGCCAGGTCTGAAACCTTCATCAACCTGCGTGAGGTCAGCACCCGCTTCAAGCTGCCACCAGGAGAGTACCTGATTGTCCCGTCCACCTTCGAGCCGCACTTGAACGCGGATTTCTGCATCAGAGTCTTCTCCGAGAAGCAGTCGGAAACACT GCCCTGTGACGACCCCATTAATGCCGAGCTCGATGAC GATACGGTGTCGGACAGTGAGGTGGATTCAGGATTCAGGAACATGTTCAGTAAACTCGCCGGAGCC GACATGGAGATCTCTGCGAACGAGCTGAAGACCATCATGAACAAGATTGTTTCCAAAC gAACCGACATTAAGACAGACGGATTCAGCATGGAGACCTGCAGGATCATGGTGAACCTGATGGAT GACAGCGGTAACGGGAAGCTCGGCATTGGAGAGTTCGCCACGCTGTGGAAGAAGGTGCAGAAGTACCTG TCCATCTATAAGAAGAACGACTCGGATAACTCGGGGACGATGAGCACTCCGGAGATGAGGGTGGCCTTCAAAGATGCTG gttttacccTCAACAACACCATCTACCAGCTGCTGGTGGCTCGTTACTCCGACCCCGACATGACCATCGACTTCGACAACTTTGTGGGCTGTCTGATGAggctggagatgatgatgc GGATCTTTCAGAAACTGGACCCCCACAACAGCGGCTCCATTGAGTTCGACTTCAACCAG TGGTTAAACTTTGCCATGATCTGA